One Prunus dulcis chromosome 8, ALMONDv2, whole genome shotgun sequence DNA window includes the following coding sequences:
- the LOC117612230 gene encoding SOSS complex subunit B homolog → MVALKDIVPAAQNNIDTRFILLDKASMNTSSSQGQNKTCLALVADETAAVHFQLWGEECDAFEPGDIIHLSNGIFSYSRNSLLLRAGKRGKIEKVGEFTMAYVETPNMSEIRWVPDPNSSHKYIQEAVISPHSRIFPPKY, encoded by the coding sequence ATGGTGGCACTCAAAGACATAGTGCCAGCAGCACAGAACAACATCGACACAAGGTTCATACTTTTGGACAAAGCCTCTATGAACACATCCTCATCACAAGGCCAAAACAAGACATGCCTGGCACTCGTGGCCGACGAGACGGCGGCGGTCCACTTTCAGCTGTGGGGGGAGGAGTGCGATGCATTCGAGCCCGGTGACATCATACACTTGAGCAATGGGATCTTCTCTTACAGCAGGAACAGTCTTCTGCTGAGGGCAGGCAAGAGAGGCAAAATAGAAAAGGTTGGAGAGTTCACCATGGCATATGTGGAGACACCAAACATGAGTGAGATTCGTTGGGTTCCTGACCCCAACAGCTCTCACAAGTACATACAGGAGGCTGTAATTTCTCCACATTCACGTATATTTCCACCCAAATActaa